Proteins from a genomic interval of Lysobacter arenosi:
- a CDS encoding nitroreductase family protein encodes MDARRSVPPKQLGEPGPDPDTLMRLLRSAVRVPDHGKRVPFRFISFSGEARHAFGERLAQRSRQRDPDASDAVIEKDRLRFSHAPLWWWR; translated from the coding sequence CTGGATGCCCGCCGCTCGGTCCCGCCCAAGCAGCTCGGCGAGCCCGGACCCGATCCGGACACGCTCATGCGCCTGTTGCGCTCGGCCGTGCGCGTTCCCGACCACGGCAAGCGCGTGCCGTTCCGCTTCATCAGCTTCAGCGGCGAAGCCCGCCACGCCTTCGGCGAGCGCCTGGCGCAACGCAGTCGCCAGCGCGATCCCGACGCGAGCGACGCGGTCATAGAGAAGGACCGGCTGCGATTCTCACACGCCCCCCTCTGGTGGTGGCGGTAA
- a CDS encoding 5'-3' exonuclease, with amino-acid sequence MSASATRAGTLYLVDASMYVFRAWHSMPNEFHDADGWPTNAVHGFARFLLELIDRERPQHIAIAFDEALDSCFRNELYPAYKANRESAPEELKRQFVHCKALCVALGLPVLSHGQYEADDLIGSAVHAARGNGFRSVIVSADKDLSQLLGDHDEQWDFARGQRWGAAGVPERHGVQARQIADYLALTGDAVDNIPGVPGIGAKTAAALLAHFDTLDALLARVEEVPYLRLRGAASAAAKLRQHREQALLCRQLTTIALDAPLGDISLHFARGNGDGAGLGALCEAVRFGPMTRRRLYQSAGLDFAASQSPA; translated from the coding sequence ATGAGCGCATCAGCAACGCGCGCTGGAACGCTATATCTGGTCGATGCCAGCATGTACGTGTTCCGCGCCTGGCATTCGATGCCCAACGAGTTCCACGACGCCGACGGCTGGCCGACCAATGCCGTGCACGGCTTCGCCCGCTTCCTCCTCGAGCTGATCGATCGCGAGCGGCCGCAGCACATCGCCATCGCTTTCGATGAAGCGCTGGACTCATGCTTCCGCAACGAGCTGTACCCGGCCTACAAGGCCAACCGCGAGTCGGCGCCGGAAGAACTCAAGCGCCAGTTCGTGCATTGCAAGGCGCTGTGCGTCGCGCTCGGCCTGCCCGTGCTGTCGCACGGCCAGTACGAAGCCGACGACCTGATCGGCAGCGCCGTGCATGCCGCGCGCGGCAACGGCTTCCGTTCGGTGATCGTCTCCGCCGACAAGGACCTGTCGCAGCTGCTGGGCGACCACGACGAACAATGGGATTTCGCCCGCGGCCAGCGCTGGGGCGCGGCCGGCGTGCCCGAACGCCACGGCGTGCAGGCGCGGCAGATCGCCGATTACCTGGCGCTGACCGGCGACGCGGTCGACAACATCCCCGGCGTGCCCGGCATCGGCGCCAAGACCGCGGCGGCGCTGCTGGCCCACTTCGACACGCTCGATGCCCTGCTGGCGCGGGTGGAGGAAGTGCCGTACCTGCGCCTGCGCGGTGCCGCCAGCGCGGCGGCCAAGCTGCGCCAGCACCGCGAGCAGGCGTTGCTGTGTCGGCAACTGACCACGATCGCGCTGGATGCGCCGCTGGGCGACATCAGCCTGCATTTCGCCCGCGGCAACGGCGACGGCGCCGGGCTGGGCGCGCTGTGCGAGGCGGTGCGCTTCGGTCCGATGACACGGCGACGGCTGTACCAGTCGGCCGGCCTGGACTTCGCGGCGTCACAGTCCCCGGCATAG
- a CDS encoding NUDIX hydrolase — translation MNEQAQEPLETLYEGPWLRMRRRGRWEYVERTHGDGMAVIVIAVTPDDKVLFVEQYRIPLGARTIEMPAGLVGDDHATDTLEAAARRELIEETGWSAQRVDVLLVGPTSAGMSNERIAFVRARELSKVGSGGGVDNEDITVHEVPRAQAPAWLMQKQREGYELDLKLWAGLWMIEHNPDGSAAD, via the coding sequence ATGAACGAACAGGCACAAGAACCGCTGGAGACCCTGTACGAAGGTCCGTGGCTGCGCATGCGCAGGCGTGGTCGGTGGGAGTACGTCGAGCGCACGCATGGCGACGGCATGGCGGTGATCGTCATCGCGGTGACGCCGGACGACAAGGTCCTGTTCGTCGAGCAGTACCGGATCCCGCTGGGCGCGCGCACGATCGAGATGCCGGCGGGCCTGGTCGGCGACGACCACGCCACCGACACGCTGGAAGCGGCGGCGCGGCGCGAACTCATCGAGGAGACCGGCTGGTCGGCGCAGCGCGTCGACGTTCTGCTGGTCGGCCCCACCTCGGCCGGCATGAGCAACGAACGCATCGCCTTCGTCCGCGCACGCGAGCTGAGCAAGGTCGGCAGCGGCGGCGGCGTCGACAACGAAGACATCACCGTGCACGAAGTCCCGCGCGCGCAGGCGCCGGCTTGGCTGATGCAGAAGCAGCGCGAGGGCTACGAGCTGGACCTCAAGTTGTGGGCGGGGCTGTGGATGATCGAGCACAACCCGGACGGGTCGGCGGCCGACTGA
- a CDS encoding sugar porter family MFS transporter — protein sequence MSAIAESEQQHVTARVVLISAAAALGGFLFGFDTAVINGAVDAIRGGFGLGAAQTGFAVSCALLGSALGAWYAGPLADRFGRVRTMQVAAFLLAISALGSGLVFGVWDLVFWRVVGGIGVGVASVIAPTYIAEVSPAAVRGRLGSLQQLAIVLGIFMALLSDAWLAGIAGGAAAKLWFGLEAWRWMFLVAVVPALVYGALVLGVPESPRHLVARGRPREARDVLRQVLGLNSEAALDQKVADIQHSLRSEYRPTLKDLRGPRAGLLPVVWIGIALSVFQQFVGINVIFYYSSTLWHSVGFSEADSFTITVVTSVVNVLVTLVAIALVDKIGRKPLLTIGSAGMAVTLALMAWCFSQATGSGADLSLPEPWGMVALVAANAYVVFFGMSWGPMVWVLLGEMFPNRIRAIALAVAASAQWIANFVITSSFPSLAEIGLSFAYGLYALFALGSLVFVLTSVRETKGMELEEMRD from the coding sequence ATGAGCGCGATTGCCGAGTCCGAGCAACAACACGTCACAGCACGGGTCGTATTGATCTCCGCCGCCGCTGCGCTGGGTGGCTTCCTGTTCGGTTTCGACACCGCGGTCATCAACGGTGCCGTCGATGCCATCCGCGGCGGCTTCGGACTCGGTGCGGCACAGACCGGTTTCGCGGTGTCCTGCGCGCTATTGGGATCGGCGCTGGGCGCCTGGTACGCAGGCCCGTTGGCCGACCGCTTCGGTCGCGTGCGGACGATGCAGGTGGCGGCGTTCCTGCTGGCGATCAGCGCGCTGGGCTCCGGCCTGGTGTTCGGCGTGTGGGACCTGGTGTTCTGGCGCGTGGTCGGTGGCATCGGCGTCGGCGTGGCTTCGGTGATCGCACCGACCTACATCGCCGAAGTGTCGCCGGCGGCGGTGCGCGGGCGCCTGGGTTCGCTGCAACAGCTGGCGATCGTGCTCGGCATCTTCATGGCGCTGCTCAGCGATGCATGGCTCGCCGGCATCGCCGGTGGCGCAGCGGCGAAGTTGTGGTTCGGGCTGGAAGCGTGGCGCTGGATGTTCCTGGTCGCGGTGGTGCCGGCGCTGGTTTACGGCGCACTGGTGCTGGGCGTGCCCGAATCGCCGCGCCACCTGGTCGCACGCGGTCGCCCGCGCGAAGCGCGCGATGTGTTGCGGCAGGTCCTGGGCCTCAACAGCGAGGCCGCGCTGGACCAGAAGGTCGCCGACATCCAGCACAGCCTGCGTTCGGAATACCGTCCCACGCTGAAGGACCTGCGCGGCCCGCGCGCCGGTTTGCTGCCGGTGGTGTGGATAGGCATCGCGCTGTCGGTGTTCCAGCAGTTCGTCGGCATCAACGTGATCTTCTATTACTCGTCGACGCTATGGCATTCGGTGGGCTTCAGCGAGGCCGACTCGTTCACGATCACCGTGGTCACCTCGGTGGTGAACGTGCTGGTCACGCTGGTTGCGATCGCCCTGGTCGACAAGATCGGGCGCAAGCCGCTGCTGACGATTGGCTCTGCCGGCATGGCGGTGACGCTGGCGCTGATGGCGTGGTGCTTCTCGCAGGCGACCGGCAGCGGTGCCGATCTAAGCCTGCCTGAGCCGTGGGGCATGGTCGCGCTGGTCGCCGCCAATGCCTACGTGGTGTTCTTCGGTATGAGCTGGGGTCCGATGGTGTGGGTGCTGCTGGGCGAGATGTTCCCCAACCGCATCCGCGCGATTGCATTGGCGGTGGCCGCTTCGGCGCAGTGGATCGCCAACTTCGTCATCACCAGCAGCTTCCCGTCGCTGGCCGAGATCGGGCTGTCGTTCGCCTATGGCCTGTATGCGCTGTTCGCGCTGGGTTCGCTGGTGTTCGTGCTGACTTCGGTGCGCGAGACCAAGGGGATGGAGCTGGAGGAGATGCGGGACTGA
- the pip gene encoding prolyl aminopeptidase: protein MRTLYPEIEPFDSGTLQVDGRHTLYFEQCGNPDGKPVVLLHGGPGAGCSPKMRRFHDPAKYRIVLFDQRGSGRSTPHADLVDNTTWDLVADIEKLRGKLGIDKWQVFGGSWGSTLALAYAQTHPQRVTELVLRGIFMLRRWELEWFYQEGASRLFPDAWEHYLAAIPVVERHDLISAFHRRLTSSDEATRLAAAKAWSVWEGATSFLHVDPDFAASHEDPQFALAFARIENHYFVNSGFFEVDDQLLRDAHRIADIPGVVVHGRYDVVCPVANAWDLKKVWPKGELVITPASGHSAFEAENVDALVTATDRFA from the coding sequence ATGCGCACGCTCTATCCCGAGATCGAACCCTTCGACAGCGGCACCCTGCAGGTCGACGGCCGCCATACGCTCTACTTCGAGCAGTGCGGCAACCCTGACGGCAAGCCGGTGGTGCTGCTGCACGGCGGTCCCGGCGCGGGCTGCAGCCCGAAGATGCGACGCTTCCACGACCCGGCCAAGTACCGCATCGTGCTGTTCGACCAGCGCGGCAGCGGCCGCTCGACGCCGCACGCCGACCTGGTCGACAACACCACGTGGGACCTGGTCGCCGACATCGAAAAGCTGCGCGGCAAGCTGGGCATCGACAAGTGGCAGGTGTTCGGCGGCTCGTGGGGTTCGACGCTGGCGCTGGCCTATGCGCAGACCCATCCGCAGCGCGTGACCGAGCTGGTGCTGCGCGGCATCTTCATGCTGCGGCGCTGGGAACTGGAATGGTTCTACCAGGAAGGCGCCTCGCGCCTGTTCCCGGATGCCTGGGAGCACTACCTGGCGGCGATCCCCGTGGTCGAGCGCCACGACCTGATCAGCGCCTTCCACCGCCGTCTGACCTCGTCCGACGAAGCCACGCGCCTGGCCGCGGCAAAGGCGTGGAGCGTGTGGGAAGGCGCGACCAGTTTCCTGCACGTGGATCCGGATTTCGCCGCCAGCCACGAGGATCCGCAGTTCGCACTCGCCTTCGCGCGGATCGAGAACCATTACTTCGTCAACAGCGGCTTCTTCGAGGTCGACGACCAGCTGCTGCGCGACGCGCACCGCATCGCCGACATCCCCGGCGTGGTCGTGCACGGTCGCTACGACGTGGTCTGCCCGGTCGCCAATGCGTGGGACCTGAAGAAGGTCTGGCCGAAGGGCGAGCTGGTGATCACGCCGGCCTCGGGGCATTCGGCGTTCGAGGCGGAGAACGTGGATGCGCTGGTGACGGCGACCGACCGCTTCGCCTGA